A single region of the Ancylobacter novellus DSM 506 genome encodes:
- a CDS encoding DUF2059 domain-containing protein, translating to MLDIAGRLTGAALALALLAGAAPVLAQEQAPFNMAQAKPGAEPSAEQMKLANELLIANGEASSFDAIIPNVIEQAAASFVQANPDLIRDLREVAKQLVPQYEGRRSEVVQILARTYAAQFSAAELQELLVFYRSPVGRKLVEKRQELLDAGLRGIQAWSAGFSREMEAKVREEMKKRGFTI from the coding sequence ATGCTGGATATTGCAGGACGGCTGACGGGGGCTGCGCTGGCGCTCGCCTTGCTCGCAGGTGCCGCCCCCGTGCTGGCGCAGGAGCAGGCGCCGTTCAACATGGCTCAGGCCAAGCCCGGCGCCGAGCCGAGCGCCGAGCAGATGAAGCTCGCCAACGAGCTGCTGATCGCCAATGGCGAGGCGTCGAGCTTCGACGCCATCATCCCCAACGTCATCGAGCAGGCGGCGGCCAGCTTCGTGCAGGCCAATCCGGACCTCATCCGCGACCTGCGCGAGGTGGCCAAGCAGCTCGTGCCGCAATATGAGGGTCGCCGCTCCGAGGTGGTGCAGATCCTCGCCCGCACCTATGCCGCCCAGTTCAGCGCCGCCGAGCTGCAGGAGCTGCTGGTGTTCTACCGCTCGCCGGTGGGCCGCAAGCTCGTCGAGAAGCGCCAGGAGCTGCTCGACGCTGGCCTGCGCGGCATCCAGGCGTGGAGCGCGGGCTTCTCGCGGGAGATGGAAGCCAAGGTGCGCGAGGAGATGAAGAAGCGCGGCTTCACCATCTGA
- a CDS encoding tripartite tricarboxylate transporter permease: MDTFAALGQGLFVALQPINLLFAFVGVMLGTAVGVLPGIGPALTVALLLPITFKLDPAGSLIMFAGIYYGGMYGGSTASILLNTPGESSSIVTALEGNKMARAGRGGPALATAAIGSFVAGTIATIGLALIAPTVVDIAISFGPEDYFALMVLAFTTVSAAFGSSVTRGLTSLFIGLSLGLIGIDLQSGQARLSFGIPDLLDGVEVTTLAVALFAIGETLSVCAAGSRAEEVIEPVKGSVFMNREDWKRSWRPWLRGTVLGFPIGAMPAGGAEIPTFLSYALEKRLCKKPDEFGNGAIEGVAGPEAANNAAAAGVLVPLLTLGLPTSATAAIMLAGFQQYGLNPGPLLFTTNPDLVWGLIASLFIANGMLLVLNLPLVGLWVRLLAIPRPWLYGGILVFATLGTLGANPSLVELGMLLVFGLLGYVLRRYDYPIAPVVVGLILGPLAEQQLRRALAISVGDPIVLFQSPIALTLYALSALALFGPLIFYLITGHKAPVGGDED, from the coding sequence ATGGACACGTTCGCCGCCCTCGGCCAGGGCCTCTTCGTCGCCCTCCAGCCGATCAACCTGCTCTTCGCCTTCGTCGGCGTCATGCTCGGCACGGCGGTCGGCGTGCTGCCGGGCATCGGCCCGGCGCTCACCGTGGCGCTCTTGCTGCCGATCACCTTCAAGCTCGATCCGGCCGGCTCGCTGATCATGTTCGCCGGCATCTATTATGGCGGCATGTATGGCGGCTCCACCGCCTCCATCCTGCTCAACACGCCCGGCGAGAGCTCCTCCATCGTCACGGCGCTGGAGGGCAACAAGATGGCCCGCGCCGGACGCGGCGGGCCGGCGCTCGCCACAGCCGCCATTGGCTCCTTCGTCGCCGGCACCATCGCCACCATCGGCCTTGCCTTGATCGCCCCGACCGTGGTCGACATCGCCATCTCCTTCGGGCCGGAGGACTATTTCGCGCTGATGGTGCTGGCCTTCACCACCGTCTCCGCCGCCTTCGGCTCCTCGGTGACGCGCGGGCTCACCAGCCTGTTCATCGGCCTGTCGCTCGGCCTCATCGGCATCGACCTGCAGAGCGGGCAGGCGCGGCTCTCCTTCGGCATCCCCGACCTGCTCGACGGCGTGGAGGTGACGACGCTGGCGGTCGCCCTGTTCGCCATCGGCGAGACGCTCTCGGTCTGCGCCGCGGGCTCGCGCGCCGAGGAGGTCATCGAGCCGGTGAAGGGCTCGGTGTTCATGAACCGGGAGGACTGGAAGCGTTCGTGGCGGCCGTGGCTGCGCGGCACCGTGCTCGGCTTCCCCATCGGCGCGATGCCGGCGGGCGGCGCGGAGATCCCGACCTTCCTGTCCTATGCGCTGGAGAAGCGGCTCTGCAAGAAGCCGGACGAGTTCGGCAACGGCGCCATCGAAGGCGTCGCCGGGCCGGAGGCGGCGAACAACGCGGCCGCCGCCGGCGTGCTGGTGCCGCTGCTGACGCTCGGCCTGCCGACCTCGGCGACGGCGGCGATCATGCTGGCCGGCTTCCAGCAATACGGGCTCAATCCCGGCCCGCTGCTGTTCACCACCAATCCGGACCTCGTCTGGGGCCTGATCGCCTCGCTGTTCATCGCCAACGGCATGCTGCTGGTGCTGAACCTGCCGCTGGTCGGGCTGTGGGTGCGGCTGCTCGCTATTCCCCGGCCGTGGCTCTATGGCGGCATCCTGGTCTTCGCCACGCTGGGCACGCTCGGGGCCAACCCGTCGCTGGTCGAGCTCGGCATGCTGCTGGTGTTCGGCCTGCTCGGCTATGTGCTCCGGCGCTACGACTACCCCATCGCTCCGGTGGTGGTCGGCCTCATCCTCGGCCCGCTCGCCGAGCAGCAGCTTCGCCGCGCCCTCGCCATCAGCGTCGGTGACCCGATCGTGCTGTTCCAGTCGCCGATCGCGCTGACGCTCTATGCGCTGTCGGCGCTCGCCCTGTTCGGGCCGCTGATCTTCTATCTCATCACCGGCCACAAGGCGCCGGTCGGCGGCGACGAGGACTGA
- a CDS encoding tripartite tricarboxylate transporter TctB family protein yields MSDQPSSSARPSADRAGLFIALGLAVLALVVGWDAWRLASVNAHSAVGPAAFPTIIAAGLAILAVATAVEAIREGAIARPRDEAGPMVWVLAGLVGQIILLPFLGFSIATGWLFAATAKGFGRGPVWAHFLAGTVMCFIIYLIFAKGLQLSLPAGPLERLI; encoded by the coding sequence ATGAGCGACCAGCCCTCTTCCTCCGCCCGGCCCTCCGCCGACAGGGCGGGCCTCTTCATCGCCCTCGGCCTCGCCGTGCTGGCGCTCGTCGTCGGCTGGGACGCCTGGCGCCTCGCCAGCGTCAACGCCCATTCGGCGGTCGGACCCGCCGCCTTCCCGACCATCATCGCCGCAGGCCTCGCCATTCTCGCCGTCGCCACCGCGGTGGAGGCGATCCGTGAGGGCGCCATCGCCCGGCCGCGCGACGAGGCGGGGCCGATGGTGTGGGTGCTGGCCGGCCTCGTCGGCCAGATCATCCTCCTGCCCTTCCTCGGCTTCTCCATCGCCACCGGCTGGCTGTTCGCCGCCACCGCCAAGGGCTTCGGCCGCGGCCCGGTCTGGGCGCATTTCCTGGCGGGCACGGTGATGTGCTTCATCATCTACCTGATCTTCGCCAAGGGGCTGCAGCTCTCGCTGCCGGCCGGCCCGCTCGAACGGCTGATCTGA
- a CDS encoding Bug family tripartite tricarboxylate transporter substrate binding protein, with product MNHMFRGALLAAALAAAPFGAASAQVSDLKIIAPAAPGGGWDQTARALQQVLQSEKLVPNVQVMNVPGAGGTIGLAQFVNGSKGDPNVLLVGGYVMVGAIITNKSPVNLSQVTPIARLTGEYEAIAVPANSPLKSMADLVAALKADPQKVSWAGGSAGGTDHIAAGLIAKAVGVDPTKVNYIAFSGGGESLASILGGKVTVGISSLSEFDAQAKAGKLRILAVSSGQRLPDAKDIPTLKESGVDVEIQNWRSISAAPGITPEQKKALSDIIAKAVESKAWKDLLAQKGWVNTYLAGPEFEAQLNKDITATQAILKDVGLAN from the coding sequence ATGAATCACATGTTCCGCGGAGCGCTGCTCGCCGCAGCCCTCGCTGCCGCGCCCTTCGGTGCCGCTTCGGCGCAGGTCAGCGACCTCAAGATCATCGCCCCGGCCGCGCCCGGCGGCGGCTGGGACCAGACCGCCCGCGCCCTGCAGCAGGTGCTGCAGTCCGAGAAGCTGGTGCCCAACGTGCAGGTCATGAACGTGCCGGGCGCCGGCGGCACCATCGGCCTCGCCCAGTTCGTCAACGGCAGCAAGGGCGACCCGAACGTGCTGCTGGTCGGCGGCTACGTCATGGTGGGCGCCATCATCACCAACAAGTCGCCGGTGAACCTCTCGCAGGTCACCCCGATCGCCCGCCTCACCGGCGAGTACGAGGCCATCGCCGTGCCGGCCAATTCGCCGCTGAAGTCGATGGCGGACCTCGTCGCCGCGCTGAAGGCCGACCCGCAGAAGGTCTCCTGGGCCGGCGGCTCGGCCGGCGGTACCGACCACATCGCGGCCGGCCTGATCGCCAAGGCGGTGGGCGTCGACCCGACCAAGGTCAACTACATCGCCTTCTCCGGCGGCGGCGAGTCGCTCGCCTCCATCCTCGGCGGCAAGGTGACGGTCGGCATCTCCTCGCTCTCGGAGTTCGACGCCCAGGCCAAGGCCGGCAAGCTGCGCATCCTCGCCGTCTCCAGCGGCCAGCGCCTGCCCGACGCCAAGGACATCCCGACGCTGAAGGAATCCGGCGTCGACGTGGAGATCCAGAACTGGCGTTCGATCTCGGCCGCGCCGGGCATCACGCCGGAGCAGAAGAAGGCGCTGTCCGACATCATCGCCAAGGCGGTGGAATCGAAGGCGTGGAAGGATCTCCTGGCGCAGAAGGGCTGGGTGAACACCTACCTCGCCGGTCCCGAGTTCGAGGCCCAGCTCAACAAGGACATCACCGCGACGCAGGCCATCCTGAAGGATGTCGGCCTCGCCAACTGA
- the gor gene encoding glutathione-disulfide reductase: MDQFDVDLFVIGGGSGGVRAARIAANHGAKVKIAEEYRLGGTCVIRGCVPKKLFVYAAQFAHDFADAAGFGWTVEGVSFDWKTLIANKDKEIARLEGAYRANLERSGVEIVKQRAVIEGPHLVRLADATGVTAKVILIATGGRPNIGLDMPGRELGITSNEAFHLERLPERIIIQGAGYIALEFASLFNGLGSKVTVVHRGDKVLRGFEGELQERIAAELASAGIAFEFGATIESIHEGEGEGEKRVRLNDGRDLFADEVMLAIGRVPNTVGLGLDAVGVHLNDAGAIAVDANSRTNVPSIYAVGDVTDRVNLTPVAIREGHSFADSVFGGQPWEVDYENIPTAVFTEPEIGTVGLSEEEARARGYKLDIYKTDFRPLKATLSGSTSRTFMKLVVDQMTDKVLGVHLIGESSAEIVQIAAIAMNIGATKADFDRTMALHPSSAEELVTLRTKHATSDKVIPEVSAEATPAI; encoded by the coding sequence ATGGACCAATTCGACGTCGACCTCTTCGTCATCGGCGGGGGCTCGGGCGGCGTGCGTGCCGCACGCATCGCCGCCAACCACGGCGCCAAGGTGAAGATCGCCGAGGAGTACCGGCTGGGCGGCACCTGCGTGATCCGCGGCTGCGTGCCGAAGAAGCTCTTCGTCTATGCCGCACAGTTCGCCCACGACTTCGCCGACGCCGCCGGCTTCGGCTGGACGGTGGAGGGCGTGAGCTTCGACTGGAAGACGCTGATCGCCAACAAGGACAAGGAGATCGCGCGGCTGGAAGGCGCCTATCGCGCCAATCTGGAACGCTCGGGCGTCGAGATCGTGAAGCAGCGCGCGGTGATCGAGGGGCCGCACCTTGTGCGGCTCGCCGATGCCACCGGTGTCACCGCGAAAGTCATCCTTATTGCCACCGGCGGTCGGCCCAATATCGGCCTCGATATGCCCGGCCGCGAGCTCGGCATCACCTCGAACGAGGCGTTCCATCTCGAACGTTTGCCGGAGCGGATCATCATCCAGGGCGCCGGCTACATCGCGCTTGAGTTCGCAAGCCTTTTCAATGGATTGGGCTCGAAGGTCACGGTGGTCCACCGCGGCGACAAGGTGCTGCGCGGCTTCGAGGGCGAGCTGCAGGAGCGCATCGCGGCGGAACTCGCCTCCGCCGGCATCGCCTTCGAGTTCGGCGCCACGATCGAGAGCATCCACGAGGGCGAAGGCGAAGGCGAAAAGCGCGTCCGGCTCAATGACGGCCGCGACTTGTTCGCCGACGAGGTGATGCTCGCCATCGGCCGCGTGCCGAACACGGTCGGCCTCGGGCTCGACGCGGTCGGGGTGCATCTGAACGACGCCGGCGCCATTGCGGTGGACGCCAATTCGCGCACCAACGTCCCCTCCATCTATGCCGTGGGCGACGTCACCGACCGCGTGAACCTCACCCCCGTCGCCATCCGCGAAGGCCATTCCTTCGCCGACAGCGTGTTCGGCGGCCAGCCGTGGGAGGTCGACTACGAGAACATCCCGACCGCCGTTTTCACCGAGCCGGAGATCGGCACGGTCGGCCTGTCGGAGGAGGAGGCGCGGGCGCGCGGTTACAAGCTCGACATCTACAAGACGGATTTCCGCCCGTTGAAGGCGACGCTGTCGGGCAGCACCTCGCGCACCTTCATGAAGCTCGTCGTCGACCAGATGACCGACAAGGTGCTCGGCGTCCACCTCATCGGCGAGAGCTCGGCGGAGATCGTGCAGATCGCCGCCATCGCGATGAACATCGGTGCCACCAAGGCCGACTTCGACCGCACCATGGCGCTGCACCCTTCCAGCGCCGAGGAGCTGGTGACGCTGCGCACCAAGCACGCCACCAGTGACAAGGTGATCCCCGAGGTCTCCGCCGAGGCGACCCCGGCGATCTGA
- a CDS encoding class II 3-deoxy-7-phosphoheptulonate synthase, with amino-acid sequence MSDRWTPESWRAKPIQQVPDYPDAEALASVERQLASFPPLVFAGEARRLKRELAKVANGEAFLLQGGDCAESFAEHSADNIRDFFRVFLQMAVVLTYAGASPVVKVGRIAGQFAKPRSAPMEKVGDVELPSYRGDIVNDIEFTPASRIPDPRRQLEAYRQSAATLNLLRAFANGGYASLGNAHQWMLGFIKDSPQSGRYQALADRITEALDFMRAIGIDPEHHPEMRSTEFFTSHEALLLGFEQALTRVDSTSGDWYATSGHMIWVGDRTRQFDHAHIEYCRGVKNPLGLKCGPSLKPDDLLRLIDALNPENEPGRLTLIGRFGADKVAGSLPALVRAVKREGRSVVWSSDPMHGNTIKAASGYKTRPFDQILSEVKDFFAVHAAEGTYAGGVHLEMTGKNVTECTGGARAISDADLKDRYHTYCDPRLNAEQAIEMAFLVAELLKQERAGRVRPVTQAAE; translated from the coding sequence ATGTCTGATCGCTGGACGCCGGAAAGCTGGAGGGCGAAGCCCATTCAGCAGGTCCCGGACTATCCGGACGCCGAAGCTTTGGCTTCGGTGGAGCGTCAGCTTGCCTCGTTTCCCCCCTTGGTTTTTGCAGGTGAAGCCCGCCGGCTGAAGCGCGAGCTCGCCAAGGTGGCGAACGGCGAGGCCTTCCTTCTTCAGGGCGGCGACTGCGCCGAGAGCTTCGCCGAGCATTCGGCCGACAACATCCGCGATTTCTTCCGCGTCTTCCTGCAGATGGCGGTGGTGCTGACCTATGCCGGCGCCTCCCCTGTGGTGAAGGTCGGGCGCATCGCCGGCCAGTTCGCCAAGCCGCGCTCGGCGCCGATGGAGAAGGTGGGTGACGTCGAGCTGCCGTCCTACCGGGGCGACATCGTCAACGACATCGAGTTCACGCCGGCGTCGCGCATCCCTGATCCGCGCCGCCAGCTCGAGGCGTACCGCCAGTCGGCGGCGACGCTGAACCTGCTGCGCGCCTTCGCCAATGGCGGCTATGCGAGCCTTGGCAACGCGCATCAGTGGATGCTCGGCTTCATCAAGGACTCACCGCAGTCCGGCCGCTACCAGGCGCTCGCCGACCGCATCACCGAGGCGCTCGACTTCATGCGCGCCATCGGGATCGACCCGGAGCATCATCCGGAGATGCGCTCGACCGAGTTCTTCACCTCGCATGAGGCGTTGCTGCTCGGCTTCGAGCAGGCGCTGACTCGCGTGGATTCGACGAGCGGAGACTGGTACGCGACCTCCGGCCACATGATCTGGGTCGGCGATCGCACCCGCCAGTTCGACCACGCCCATATCGAGTACTGCCGCGGCGTGAAGAACCCGCTCGGCCTGAAGTGCGGCCCGTCACTGAAGCCGGACGACCTTCTGCGCCTGATCGACGCGCTGAACCCGGAGAACGAGCCGGGCCGCCTGACCCTGATCGGCCGCTTCGGCGCCGACAAGGTCGCCGGCAGTCTGCCGGCGCTGGTGCGCGCGGTGAAGCGGGAGGGGCGCAGCGTGGTGTGGTCGTCGGACCCGATGCACGGCAACACCATCAAGGCCGCCTCCGGCTACAAGACCCGGCCGTTCGACCAGATCCTCTCCGAGGTGAAGGACTTCTTCGCCGTCCATGCGGCCGAGGGCACCTATGCCGGCGGCGTGCATCTGGAGATGACCGGCAAGAACGTCACCGAATGCACCGGCGGCGCGCGGGCGATCTCGGATGCGGACCTCAAGGATCGCTACCACACCTATTGCGACCCGCGGCTCAACGCCGAGCAGGCCATCGAGATGGCCTTCCTCGTCGCCGAGCTGCTGAAGCAGGAGCGGGCCGGGCGCGTGCGTCCGGTGACTCAAGCGGCCGAGTAA
- a CDS encoding alpha/beta fold hydrolase — protein MRQAILERQVIFESENVRVVRTPGTRSDVVFVTFEAHQLKRPLDRKGFGEKFLQDNGFTSYHLLAGDNFWFQYPEMAEVLAAVRADVGPGPEIVAYGVSMGGYAAFRFAGLLGAARVIAFSPQYSIDKRRIPWDKRWDRLFDRPRQVLWEHLTTPRGVPVYLFYDPHNRDRHHVRMLAREADVVPVRVPYAGHATITVFMECGMLGETVLAIGENRFDAADCERELKIRIDHSPLYVAKRARSRSRLFRRLRADLVDRFG, from the coding sequence GTGCGGCAAGCTATCTTAGAGCGACAGGTTATCTTCGAGAGCGAGAACGTGCGCGTGGTGCGCACGCCGGGAACCCGTAGCGACGTCGTCTTCGTGACCTTCGAGGCGCACCAGCTCAAGCGCCCGCTCGACCGCAAGGGCTTCGGCGAGAAGTTCCTGCAGGACAACGGCTTCACCTCCTATCACCTGCTGGCGGGCGACAATTTCTGGTTCCAGTACCCGGAGATGGCGGAGGTGCTGGCGGCGGTACGTGCGGATGTCGGGCCGGGGCCGGAGATCGTCGCCTATGGTGTGAGCATGGGCGGCTACGCGGCCTTCCGCTTCGCCGGGCTGCTCGGCGCCGCGCGGGTGATCGCCTTCTCGCCGCAATACAGCATCGACAAGCGCCGTATCCCTTGGGACAAGCGCTGGGACCGGCTGTTCGATCGCCCGCGCCAGGTGCTGTGGGAGCATTTGACCACGCCGCGCGGCGTGCCGGTCTATCTGTTCTACGACCCGCACAACCGCGACCGCCACCATGTGCGGATGCTCGCGCGCGAGGCGGACGTCGTGCCCGTCCGCGTGCCCTATGCCGGCCACGCGACCATCACCGTGTTCATGGAATGCGGCATGCTCGGCGAGACCGTGCTCGCCATCGGCGAGAACCGCTTCGATGCGGCGGACTGCGAGCGGGAACTGAAGATCCGCATCGACCACTCGCCGCTCTATGTCGCCAAGCGCGCCCGCAGCCGCAGCCGCCTGTTCCGCCGCCTGCGCGCCGACCTCGTCGACCGGTTCGGCTGA
- a CDS encoding alpha/beta fold hydrolase produces the protein MRQSVFESEAVSVFKMPGHREDVVFVSFESMIPTRRPDRRGFGEQFFHHRGFTAYHVMPRANEWYHYPEMEAALAAVRADIPAGTRVITYGMSMGAYAAYRFSEPLAADAVIAFSPQYSVDRWRVWWERRWSSEGKSLLWDRQLPRKEAVKYVFYDPLNQDRRHIRRLRKEAELDLVRIYFSGHASIAYVQECGMLESAVLDIAEGCFDIAAFEARLWQQRKTSATYQKMRRRKKTGIFRRLRYVVIEHLLDRRLGAAALQSTTTPPDT, from the coding sequence TTGCGGCAGAGCGTGTTCGAAAGCGAGGCCGTGTCGGTCTTCAAGATGCCTGGGCATCGCGAGGACGTGGTTTTCGTCTCGTTCGAATCGATGATCCCGACCCGCAGGCCCGACCGTCGCGGCTTCGGCGAGCAGTTCTTCCACCATCGCGGCTTCACCGCCTACCACGTCATGCCGCGCGCCAACGAGTGGTATCATTATCCCGAGATGGAGGCGGCGCTGGCCGCCGTGCGTGCCGACATCCCCGCGGGCACGCGGGTCATCACCTATGGCATGAGCATGGGCGCCTACGCCGCCTATCGCTTCTCCGAGCCGCTCGCCGCCGACGCGGTCATCGCCTTCTCGCCGCAATACAGCGTCGATCGCTGGCGCGTGTGGTGGGAGCGGCGCTGGAGTTCCGAGGGCAAGTCGCTGCTCTGGGACCGCCAGCTTCCGCGCAAGGAGGCGGTGAAATACGTCTTCTACGATCCGCTCAACCAGGATCGCCGGCACATAAGGCGCCTGCGCAAGGAGGCGGAGCTCGATCTGGTGCGCATCTATTTCAGCGGCCATGCCTCCATCGCCTATGTGCAGGAATGCGGCATGCTGGAGAGCGCGGTGCTCGACATCGCCGAGGGCTGCTTCGACATCGCCGCCTTCGAGGCGCGGCTGTGGCAGCAGCGCAAGACGTCCGCGACCTACCAGAAGATGCGCCGGCGCAAGAAGACCGGCATCTTCCGCCGGCTGCGCTATGTGGTGATCGAGCACCTGCTCGACCGCCGGCTGGGCGCGGCGGCGCTTCAATCTACGACGACCCCTCCTGACACATAG
- a CDS encoding zinc-binding alcohol dehydrogenase family protein has protein sequence MKAIGYSESLPIGEERALFDFETPAPTPGPHDLLVRVKAISVNPVDTKVRRRRAGTEGAPVILGWDAAGVVEAVGPEVTLFKAGDEVFYAGDLNRPGTNAELHLVDERITGHKPESLSFAEAAAIPLTAVTAWEGLFDRLEVPFKGKGAKDAKLLVVGAAGGVGSLVVQFARQLTDLTVIGTASRPESRKWVEERGAHAVIDHSRPLAEEIAAAGLGEIDYTFTLTNSDKHWAEIVKAARPQGRIAIIDDPASLDAMLLKTKSLSLHWELMYTRSMFQTPDMIRQHEILDEVARLIDAGTVRTTLGANFGTINAENLRRAHAALESGMSIGKVVLEGWG, from the coding sequence ATGAAGGCCATCGGTTATAGCGAATCCCTGCCCATCGGCGAGGAGCGCGCGCTCTTCGACTTCGAGACCCCGGCGCCGACGCCCGGCCCGCACGACCTGCTGGTGCGGGTGAAGGCGATCTCGGTCAATCCGGTCGACACCAAGGTACGCCGCCGCCGCGCCGGCACCGAGGGCGCCCCGGTCATCCTCGGCTGGGACGCCGCCGGCGTGGTCGAGGCGGTCGGTCCCGAGGTGACCTTGTTCAAGGCCGGCGACGAGGTGTTCTACGCCGGCGACCTCAACCGGCCGGGCACCAATGCCGAACTGCACCTCGTCGATGAGCGCATCACCGGCCACAAGCCGGAGAGCCTCTCCTTCGCAGAGGCCGCCGCCATCCCGCTCACCGCGGTGACTGCCTGGGAAGGGCTGTTCGACCGGCTGGAGGTGCCGTTCAAGGGCAAGGGTGCGAAGGACGCGAAGCTCTTGGTGGTCGGCGCGGCGGGCGGCGTCGGCTCGCTGGTGGTGCAGTTCGCCCGCCAGCTCACCGACCTCACCGTCATCGGCACCGCCTCGCGCCCCGAGAGCCGCAAATGGGTCGAGGAGCGCGGCGCGCATGCGGTGATCGACCATTCGCGCCCGCTCGCCGAGGAGATCGCGGCCGCCGGGCTCGGCGAGATCGACTACACCTTCACCCTGACTAACTCGGACAAGCACTGGGCCGAGATCGTCAAGGCGGCGAGGCCGCAGGGCCGCATCGCCATCATCGACGATCCGGCGAGCCTCGACGCGATGCTCTTGAAGACCAAGAGCCTGTCGCTGCACTGGGAGCTCATGTACACGCGCTCCATGTTCCAGACCCCGGACATGATCCGCCAGCACGAGATCCTCGACGAGGTCGCCCGGCTGATCGATGCCGGCACGGTGCGCACGACACTGGGCGCAAATTTCGGCACGATCAACGCAGAGAACCTCAGGCGCGCGCACGCGGCGCTGGAGAGCGGCATGTCGATCGGCAAGGTGGTGCTGGAAGGCTGGGGCTGA
- a CDS encoding winged helix-turn-helix transcriptional regulator produces MARRHQDYSRTGCAVEAALEIIGAKWKGGIIYQLLGGELRFSELRRRMPGVTQRILAKALRELEADGVISRTVYPTVPPQVGYQLTAEGEALRPAVMVLHDWGKRHTQPFDVAAE; encoded by the coding sequence ATGGCGAGGCGCCATCAGGACTATTCGCGCACGGGCTGCGCGGTCGAGGCGGCGCTGGAGATCATCGGCGCCAAATGGAAGGGCGGCATCATCTACCAGTTGCTCGGCGGCGAATTGCGCTTCAGCGAGCTGCGCCGGCGCATGCCGGGCGTGACCCAGCGCATCCTCGCCAAGGCGCTGAGAGAGCTGGAGGCGGACGGCGTCATCTCCCGCACCGTCTATCCTACCGTGCCGCCGCAGGTAGGCTACCAGCTCACCGCCGAGGGCGAGGCGCTGCGCCCGGCGGTGATGGTGCTGCACGACTGGGGCAAGCGGCACACGCAGCCCTTCGACGTCGCCGCGGAGTGA